A single window of Nicotiana sylvestris chromosome 3, ASM39365v2, whole genome shotgun sequence DNA harbors:
- the LOC138888273 gene encoding uncharacterized protein, whose amino-acid sequence MAEQQALSKKVMAEQQALTTTVRNLEHQMGQLASAQNTRPAGALPSDTEPNPKAQVNAVTLRNGRALEEIPKKKKNTDHPEGELALQPVEGNEKDDKGPKPVIETRPPPSFPQRLQKQKDDAKYKKFLDILSQVSVNLPLVEILQHAEFETVSLTEECSARVQSKLPPMLKDPGSFTIPLSLGKQEVGRALCDVGASINLMSSSLFKQFGLGALRPTTITLQLADRSLVMPEEIIEDVLVQVEKFILPADFIVLNYEADEEVPIILGRPFLATGGAIIDVRAGKLKMRVDDEEVTFNVYKALKLPKHYEDLCMITVVESKGIKQSPYVNYSDPNGTTELKEVVFPAVRVKMIEKRARDERGDLLRARKKARIHARKKKRKRPT is encoded by the exons ATGGCTGAACAGCAAGCCCTCTCTAAGAAAGTGATGGCTGAACAACAAGCCCTCACCACAACAGTGAGAAATTTGGAGCATCAAATGGGACAGCTTGCCAGTGCTCAAAACACTAGACCAGCTGGAGCTCTTCCAAGTGATACTGAGCCCAATCCTAAAGCTCAAGTCAATGCGGTTACCTTGAGAAATGGAAGAGCCCTAGAAGAAAttccaaagaaaaagaagaatacagATCATCCTGAAGGAGAATTAGCTCTCCAGCCAGTTGAGGGGAATGAGAAAGATGATAAAGGACCCAAGCCAGTAATTGAGACTAGGCCACCGCCTTCGTTTCCACAAAGACTACAGAAGCAAAAAGATGATGCCAAGTACAAGAAATTCCTAGATATTTTGAGCCAAGTGAGCGTGAATCTGCCTTTGGTGGAAATTTTGCA ACATGCAGAGTTTGAAACAGTTTCACTTACTGAAGAGTGTAGTGCCAGAGTTCAGAGTAAACTTCCTCCTATGTTGAAGGATCCTgggagtttcacaattccttTGTCTCTTGGAAAACAAGAAGTTGGTAGAGCCTTGTGTGATGTAGGGGCCAGTATAAATTTGATGTCATCCTCTTTGTTCAAGCAATTCGGATTGGGGGCGCTTAGACCTACTACAATCACTTTACAGCTAGCAGATAGGTCATTAGTCATGCCCGAAGAAATTATTGAGGATGTGTTAGTTCAAGTGGAAAAGTTTATTCTTCCTGCTGATTTTATTGTTCTCAATTACGAGGCAGATGAGGAAGTGCCCATTATTTTGGGGCGACCATTCTTAGCTACTGGTGGAGCAATTATTGATGTGAGAGCAGGGAAGTTAAAAATGAGAGTTGACGATGAGGAGGTCACTTTTAATGTGTACAAGGCACTTAAGCTTCCTAAGCATTATGAGGACTTGTGCATGATTACTGTGGTAGAATCGAAGGGGATAAAGCAGAGTCCTTATGTGAATTATAGTGATCCAAATGGGACAACTGAGTTAAAGGAGGTGGTATTTCCAGCTGTGCGTGTTAAGATGATTGAGAAAAGAGCCAGAGATGAAAGAGGAGACCTTCTGAGAGCGCGCAAAAAGGCTAGAATTCATGcgagaaagaagaagagaaagcgcCCAACCTGA